The genomic segment TTCGCCTTCTGCTCGTCGCTGCCGAAGGTGTAGATCACCGGCCCGACCATCTTGGTGCCGAACGGGATGATGCCCGGCGCGTATTCCTCCGCGCAGATGTTCTCGAAGATGTAGCGTTGCGCCGGCGTGAAGCCCGGGCCGCCATGCTTCTTCGGCCACGTGTAGACCAGCCAGCCCTTCTTCCCGAGCGCCTGCTGCCAGCGCATGTAGTCGTCGCGGATCAGGTGCTTGCCGTTCTTGACCTTGTCGCGCACGTCGGCCGGTAGATTGGCCTTCACGAACGTGCGGACTTCGTCAGCGAATTTCTGCTCTTCTGGGGTGAATGCGAGATCCATCGATCCCTCCCGCTTGCGGAGTTTCGGATTTGGTCGGAGTTTAGCCGCGAGGCCGGTTCACACAACCGGATTGCGGCTCGAAGCGCCATCGGGCGGAATAGGTTTACGTCAAAAATTTCTGCGGAAAGTCAGAATTCGAGCAGCCGGGCGAGCCGTACCAGCGCCTGCCGCGCGCCCTCCTGATTGTCCCTGGGCTTGATAGTCGCGGGCAAACCCTCGAACCGCATGCTCACTTCGACGCCGGTGCCGACGTCACGCAACGTCGTCGTCACCGTCATCTCGCCGGCACGCTCCGGCGCGTCGAAGCAGATGCGTTCGACCACCAGCTCGTTCGGCACGCGCTCGACGAACGTCGAGTCGAACGTGTCGGCGCGTCCGTCTTCATAGCCGAGTGTCATGCGATAGCCCGCGCCGTCGGCGGCAAGCAGGCGCGCCGTCATGTCCAGCGGGAAACGCCAGCGCGCCAGCTCGCTCGGCTCGCTGCAGGCACGCCAAACTGCCTCGCGCGACGCGCATATGACGCGGGAAATCAAATGGTTGCTCATGGCGCTGGAAATCTAGCCGCAACCACCGCCGGTTCGAAACCGTTCGTCCTCCAGAAAGGATAGGGCCGTGTTGCTTTTGCGTATCCTCATTGCTCTGGCGGCCGCCGCCAGTCTCACCGGTTGTGGCGCCGTCGCGTTTCCCGTGCGCACCGCCAGCGCAGCCGTGAAGATCGTGCCGGTGGCCGGCGACGTGGCCGCCTATCCGCTCGATAAGACGGCTGACGCGATCGACTAACTCACCAGCTGCGCGCTATCGCGTAGCGCTCGGGCGCGAGCGTGAACATATCAGTGTGCTTGCGGCGCAGGGCCTCGCGCAGATCGCGCGCGATGGCCGCGTCCCAGATCGAGGCGTTCATCTCCGAATTCCCGCCCATCGAATCGCGGTGCAGGTTGCACGAGCCGATGGTCGCCCAGGAGTCGTCGACGATCATCAGCTTGGCGTGGACGTAGACCGGAAGACCAGCGAGGCGGAAGTTCGGATGCCGCCCGAGTGCCTCCAGCCCCTCGAACAGAGCGCGCCGTGATGGATCCTGCCGCGCGGCGTAAACGCCCTCTTCCGGAATTGCCGGCACCAGCATCAGCACATCGACGCCGCGCGTTAGCGCCTTGTCGAGGCGCGGGATCGGGATCGCCTGGTTCTCGACGTAGATCGAGCGCTCGGCCGCATCGATCGCCTGCTCGTACTGCTCGAGGATCGAGCAATCGTCGCCGGACATCCGCTGGATCTGGACAGTACTGGGCCCACACGGCGCGAATGCTTCGCTCGGCAGGGCCATGTCCTCCGACGGATCGCGCTCGGTGGCGCCGTTCCA from the Candidatus Binatia bacterium genome contains:
- a CDS encoding acyl-CoA dehydrogenase family protein, coding for MDLAFTPEEQKFADEVRTFVKANLPADVRDKVKNGKHLIRDDYMRWQQALGKKGWLVYTWPKKHGGPGFTPAQRYIFENICAEEYAPGIIPFGTKMVGPVIYTFGSDEQKA
- a CDS encoding SRPBCC domain-containing protein, whose amino-acid sequence is MARWRFPLDMTARLLAADGAGYRMTLGYEDGRADTFDSTFVERVPNELVVERICFDAPERAGEMTVTTTLRDVGTGVEVSMRFEGLPATIKPRDNQEGARQALVRLARLLEF
- a CDS encoding DUF6726 family protein, with translation MLLLRILIALAAAASLTGCGAVAFPVRTASAAVKIVPVAGDVAAYPLDKTADAID
- a CDS encoding phosphatidylserine/phosphatidylglycerophosphate/cardiolipin synthase family protein, whose translation is MIPAASGTYPRRDGNLVRPLIGGREAFARIAEAVDASRERVWLTVAFYGDDFRLPDGRGLFVLLESAAARGVDVRALFWRPNPDSINYGRVFDGPLADGSRLKARWDSAVGPYCHHQKSWRVDDTGFVGGINLTAKALERHDAYLEVNGPSAADVAHNFVQRWNGATERDPSEDMALPSEAFAPCGPSTVQIQRMSGDDCSILEQYEQAIDAAERSIYVENQAIPIPRLDKALTRGVDVLMLVPAIPEEGVYAARQDPSRRALFEGLEALGRHPNFRLAGLPVYVHAKLMIVDDSWATIGSCNLHRDSMGGNSEMNASIWDAAIARDLREALRRKHTDMFTLAPERYAIARSW